CATTTTCAACTTTCATTCTGCCAAAACCTTTTGAAGTTAATCCTCCAAATGTTACAAAACCATCATTTATATCATCCAATATTTTTATCAAAAGATGAACTTGCCAATTGAAAAAGTTTATTAATTTAATTTTGCATGGAAACTCAGCATATTCAACATATTCAAAATTATTGAGTCCTTTTTGTTTTGCAGCTCCACTTATTCTATCAATGGGTGTTGAACTTCTGACATTTATAATAAAATTTTCGTTTGCAACTGAGTCATCAAATAAAATACGGCTTTTTAATAAGGTAGAACCAAATAATTTACACGTTGGACAAAGCTTGTGGTAGATATCATAAACAGTTAAAGGTTTTTTATCTTTATTTTTGTTTTGTAACGTATTTATTTGTTGTGCACATGAGTAACTTAATACATTACAACTATTAGGTAAAATTCTTTCTGCATATGATCTAAAAACACCCTTCATACTTGTTCCCGGTAATATAGGTATTCTCTTATTATTTCTGTTTATGTGAATATAAGTTGCATCTTCTGCTGTTGGGTCAATTACATCATTTTGATATTTTATAAAGAGTGGACTTTCTGTTTTAAGCATAAATTCAATATAAGCTTCACTAAATAATTTTCTAAACATTATAAGCCCACCTCATTTCTTCTGTAAATCCATTAATTAAATATTTTTCAACATTGCTGCTATCAATTTTATAAATTTCTACATTTTTTAATTTTATAGTTCCAAGTCCTCTTGATGTTTTCCCACCAATTAATATTTCTTGGTTCTTTAATGCATTAATAATTAATTTTATTACAGGCTGATATTTTTCTTCGAGATTTTCAAAAGTAATATATAAATCAAAAATTGCACCAGGTTCAAGCACTTCAAAATCATATTTTTTATTTCTACTTGCTGTTAAAGTATCTCTATCTATTGCAACACCATCTCTTTTTGTAATAAAATACTTATCACTTTTCAACTTTAAATCTCTGATATATATCTTTGAAGCCATATTTTCAGAACCAAAAATCTTACAAGTATCACATAGCAAATTGTATAAACTATCAAAATAAACTTTTGAATCCTTTTCTCGCAAGTTTTTAATTTTTTCTTTATTAATAGATGAACAAGAATATTCAGACGTAACAGAACAACTTCTAAATCCATTTATCCCTGTGCTAAAAATACTTTCTATATATGATCTTAATAC
This sequence is a window from Caldicellulosiruptoraceae bacterium PP1. Protein-coding genes within it:
- a CDS encoding RAMP superfamily CRISPR-associated protein, with product MFRKLFSEAYIEFMLKTESPLFIKYQNDVIDPTAEDATYIHINRNNKRIPILPGTSMKGVFRSYAERILPNSCNVLSYSCAQQINTLQNKNKDKKPLTVYDIYHKLCPTCKLFGSTLLKSRILFDDSVANENFIINVRSSTPIDRISGAAKQKGLNNFEYVEYAEFPCKIKLINFFNWQVHLLIKILDDINDGFVTFGGLTSKGFGRMKVENVSLKIKYYKRQINGYINNDFYCEKEINDMQKIKGIVGKYKLDDSEFRKDDLQNEPNL
- the csx7 gene encoding CRISPR-associated RAMP protein Csx7, yielding MDFSKFINKYILIGEIENTAPIHIGSNKDNFDPIEVDNSIIRYASDLKPFIPGSSFKGVLRSYIESIFSTGINGFRSCSVTSEYSCSSINKEKIKNLREKDSKVYFDSLYNLLCDTCKIFGSENMASKIYIRDLKLKSDKYFITKRDGVAIDRDTLTASRNKKYDFEVLEPGAIFDLYITFENLEEKYQPVIKLIINALKNQEILIGGKTSRGLGTIKLKNVEIYKIDSSNVEKYLINGFTEEMRWAYNV